One genomic segment of Aliarcobacter cibarius includes these proteins:
- a CDS encoding cag pathogenicity island Cag12 family protein: MKNKILLSLAALTALSFTACSNKIPDAEKVEWERNTALTINKEFILHKEYKVPKDPFLKNENWTYQIVAQKQGDNFFKNSEIVKTFFIAHNSQEIVLIGKEDLIKEYKKYFLDNQVTGNIKLQVINPLEKDFEKINILFFNGIKS, translated from the coding sequence ATGAAAAATAAAATTCTATTAAGTCTAGCAGCTTTAACTGCTTTAAGTTTTACAGCTTGCTCTAACAAAATACCCGATGCTGAAAAAGTAGAATGGGAAAGAAATACAGCATTAACAATAAATAAAGAGTTCATCTTACACAAGGAATATAAAGTTCCTAAAGACCCATTTTTAAAAAATGAGAACTGGACTTATCAAATAGTCGCTCAAAAGCAAGGAGATAATTTTTTTAAAAATAGCGAAATTGTTAAAACTTTCTTTATAGCTCACAATTCACAAGAGATAGTTTTAATAGGAAAAGAAGATTTAATAAAAGAGTATAAAAAATATTTCTTAGATAATCAAGTCACAGGAAATATAAAATTACAGGTAATAAATCCATTAGAAAAAGATTTTGAAAAAATAAATATTCTTTTTTTCAATGGAATAAAAAGTTAA
- a CDS encoding type IV secretion system protein, with translation MKKYILSILITINLLNASGIPVVDGVANAQSMAQNIKTIEEWAREAERWAKTATHYQNQLKAYENDLLSKTGVRDTVGFLKDLNKLSEYSKMYGDDYLNLSGTKSGQIGKMSDQLFDKYNVYDRCKDLSREWEIANCKNVLKREVNNIATVQATNNMINKSSQNLESLGKNVSASKDIKESQDLANAINIEIGNIQVAQMKLDMMYKQNEALQKAEEEQHTRDFHNRLGKSVKLIN, from the coding sequence ATGAAAAAATATATATTAAGTATATTAATTACAATAAACTTATTAAATGCAAGTGGTATTCCTGTTGTAGATGGAGTTGCAAACGCACAATCAATGGCTCAAAATATAAAAACCATAGAAGAATGGGCGAGAGAGGCCGAAAGATGGGCAAAAACTGCAACACATTATCAAAATCAATTAAAAGCTTATGAAAATGATTTGCTAAGTAAAACAGGTGTTAGAGATACTGTTGGATTTTTAAAAGATTTAAACAAATTAAGTGAATATTCTAAAATGTATGGTGATGATTATTTAAATCTTAGTGGAACAAAATCAGGGCAAATTGGAAAGATGAGTGACCAACTTTTTGATAAGTATAATGTTTATGATAGATGTAAAGATTTAAGTAGAGAATGGGAAATTGCAAATTGTAAAAATGTACTAAAAAGAGAAGTTAATAATATTGCAACTGTTCAAGCTACAAACAATATGATAAATAAATCTTCCCAAAATTTAGAATCACTTGGGAAAAATGTATCAGCTTCAAAAGATATCAAAGAGAGCCAGGATTTAGCCAATGCTATAAATATAGAAATAGGAAATATTCAAGTTGCACAAATGAAGCTTGATATGATGTATAAACAAAATGAAGCTTTACAAAAGGCAGAAGAAGAACAACACACTCGTGATTTTCACAATAGATTAGGAAAGAGTGTAAAACTAATTAATTAG
- a CDS encoding type IV secretion system protein, whose product MDVFQKLGSTINEILNFLRTQSNSDLITTLASLIAITITIQVIFKAYLTLIGKINDPIRDVIFDLMLKMFIAIFALNIGGWLDLVKDAMEQLHNSFSGGENLYAVLDAKLDAVIKLNAKLYENAEIWDGSIFQSLIGVILNLISFMIGIVPAFLVMITTDITLRLILILAPIVIFARLYGWFKNVFTQWLAIFIGNLLTVYMVGMLLNQFSLKYGEFLTKVDMNADKVDAIAIGMQGIMYGFLLFMLLKTVVTIAEKLAQVSIEGVGESGFNQASQSTSNYLKQFRNTKSK is encoded by the coding sequence ATGGATGTATTTCAAAAATTAGGTTCAACAATAAATGAAATTTTAAATTTTTTAAGAACTCAATCAAACTCTGATTTAATTACAACTCTTGCTTCTTTAATAGCTATTACAATTACGATACAAGTAATATTTAAAGCTTATCTAACTTTAATAGGAAAAATAAATGATCCTATAAGAGATGTAATATTTGACCTAATGTTAAAGATGTTTATAGCAATTTTTGCACTAAATATTGGAGGATGGCTAGATTTAGTGAAAGATGCAATGGAGCAGCTACATAACTCTTTTAGTGGCGGAGAAAACCTGTATGCTGTATTAGATGCAAAGCTCGATGCAGTTATTAAATTAAATGCAAAACTATATGAAAATGCTGAGATATGGGATGGAAGTATATTTCAATCATTAATTGGAGTAATTTTAAATCTGATATCATTTATGATAGGAATTGTTCCCGCATTTTTAGTGATGATTACAACTGACATTACATTAAGATTAATATTAATTCTAGCACCAATAGTAATATTCGCTAGACTTTATGGATGGTTTAAAAATGTGTTTACACAATGGTTAGCTATATTCATAGGAAATTTACTTACAGTTTATATGGTCGGAATGCTTTTAAATCAATTCTCATTAAAATATGGAGAATTTTTAACAAAGGTTGATATGAACGCAGATAAAGTTGATGCAATTGCAATAGGAATGCAGGGAATTATGTATGGTTTTTTACTATTTATGCTTCTTAAAACTGTTGTAACAATAGCAGAGAAATTAGCACAGGTTAGTATTGAAGGCGTTGGAGAAAGTGGCTTTAATCAAGCAAGTCAATCCACTAGTAATTATCTAAAACAATTTAGAAACACCAAATCTAAATAA
- a CDS encoding virB8 family protein: protein MAKNITNDNFNQSKALDFESSRLYIIDKSNKRAWLVTFIFGFISLLLTIAIIVMLPLKRVDLAVVKVDKNGFLDVITDVQEEILTTSEAWDKHFIYKYVKTREQYFYNILNQDYETTQLYSSKKVADNYIEEMTNEKYGKTSIYKNNVELDVNILSIVLNESNGTRTSTIRAEIIKKDASSENIEKSIKVITLAYEYLPIKLNTKNRLENPLGFVVSSYRVDEEIKHY, encoded by the coding sequence ATGGCTAAAAATATTACAAATGATAATTTTAATCAAAGTAAAGCCTTGGATTTTGAGAGTTCAAGGCTTTATATAATTGATAAAAGCAATAAAAGAGCCTGGCTGGTAACTTTTATTTTTGGGTTTATCTCTCTACTTTTAACAATTGCAATTATAGTGATGTTACCTTTAAAAAGAGTAGATTTAGCAGTTGTAAAAGTTGATAAAAATGGTTTTTTAGATGTGATAACTGATGTTCAAGAAGAAATTTTAACAACCAGTGAAGCTTGGGATAAACATTTTATCTATAAATATGTAAAAACAAGAGAACAATATTTTTACAATATTTTAAACCAAGACTATGAAACAACTCAACTTTATTCAAGTAAAAAAGTAGCTGATAATTATATAGAAGAGATGACAAATGAAAAATATGGAAAAACTTCTATTTATAAAAACAATGTAGAACTTGATGTAAATATTTTATCAATTGTTCTAAATGAAAGCAATGGAACTAGAACAAGTACCATTAGAGCCGAAATAATTAAAAAAGATGCTTCAAGTGAAAATATTGAAAAAAGTATTAAAGTAATTACACTTGCTTATGAATACTTACCAATAAAACTCAATACAAAAAATAGATTAGAAAACCCACTTGGATTTGTTGTTTCTTCATACAGAGTTGATGAAGAAATAAAACATTATTAA
- the virB9 gene encoding P-type conjugative transfer protein VirB9, translating to MKQLVFFTIFTINVLFAIDIPKSTLFDKRIVYTNFNKDDVFQISAKNGYTTVIQFAEDERILDMASGFSSGWDIQDRRNFVFIKPKSYESNFAIDELGETVNKKMIIDPNPNDWKTNLIVLTNKREYVFNLDLNTDKNSYFKFTFKYPQEELNKKQQQEKLKKEIIQKDEIREELNKTAIPRNWDYYMNQNKYSENISPTFAYDDGQFTYLGFNSIKDIPSVFLYENDKESILNTHIKKDGNYDVLVIQKTAKQFVLRSGDRIVGIWNKSFGINPKEVQQTTISKDIQRELIDGK from the coding sequence ATGAAACAATTAGTTTTTTTCACAATATTTACAATAAATGTACTCTTTGCAATTGATATTCCAAAAAGTACATTATTTGATAAAAGAATTGTATATACAAATTTTAATAAAGATGATGTATTTCAAATTTCTGCAAAAAATGGATACACAACAGTTATACAGTTTGCCGAAGATGAAAGAATTTTAGATATGGCAAGTGGTTTTAGTTCTGGTTGGGATATTCAAGATAGAAGAAACTTTGTATTTATAAAACCAAAATCCTATGAAAGCAACTTTGCAATTGATGAACTAGGAGAAACAGTTAATAAAAAAATGATTATTGATCCAAATCCAAATGATTGGAAAACAAATCTTATTGTACTTACAAATAAAAGAGAGTATGTTTTTAATCTTGATTTAAATACCGATAAAAATAGCTACTTCAAATTTACTTTTAAATATCCACAAGAAGAACTAAATAAAAAACAACAACAGGAGAAATTGAAAAAAGAGATTATCCAAAAAGATGAAATAAGAGAAGAGTTAAATAAAACAGCTATTCCTAGAAATTGGGACTATTACATGAACCAGAATAAATACAGTGAAAATATATCCCCTACTTTTGCATATGATGATGGACAATTTACCTACCTTGGATTTAACAGTATAAAAGATATTCCATCTGTATTTTTATATGAAAATGACAAAGAGAGCATTTTAAATACACATATTAAAAAAGATGGAAATTATGATGTTTTAGTTATTCAAAAAACAGCTAAACAATTTGTTCTAAGAAGCGGAGATAGAATTGTTGGTATTTGGAATAAAAGCTTTGGAATTAATCCAAAAGAGGTTCAACAAACAACAATCTCAAAAGATATTCAAAGGGAGCTTATAGATGGAAAATAA
- a CDS encoding TrbI/VirB10 family protein — translation MENKIYNSEGADDSKDELRNEEKIINPKITDMKEPGASTLKKMQTYLFIIMGVIIFLYLVYKTVVTIFGSSKENEVKKEEIAATIVKPLSKELPIKENPKDEFLNSIEDLKTNKQFEIIKESGETFTTNLKPPMFKQMIVKGESEVLIKNSNPNDEYNRQIEELKNEQNKNNDLQSDSSDLYSGDTFAPSIAKISQFNPDFLLPKGSYIGCSLDTRFISNLSGSTSCTVSQNIYSSNGNILLIERGSKLFGTFKGGDANDGASRYFVIWQEIRTPNHLRIPLNSGASDELGGAGLEGEIDHKWMMRFGSSILLSAVDDVFNVLAWKLTNKNNGNSSRNQIDYSENTRENASNMANIALEKFINIKPTIYKQHGDLVGAYVNRDIDFSKVYKLKKKI, via the coding sequence ATGGAAAATAAAATATATAACAGTGAAGGAGCTGATGACTCAAAAGATGAGTTAAGAAATGAAGAGAAGATAATCAATCCAAAAATTACTGATATGAAAGAACCAGGTGCAAGTACATTAAAAAAGATGCAAACTTATCTTTTTATTATAATGGGTGTAATTATTTTTTTATATCTTGTTTATAAAACCGTTGTAACTATTTTTGGGAGTTCCAAAGAAAATGAAGTGAAAAAAGAAGAGATTGCAGCAACTATTGTAAAACCTTTATCTAAAGAGCTTCCTATTAAAGAAAATCCTAAAGATGAATTTTTAAATAGTATTGAAGATTTAAAAACTAATAAACAATTTGAAATTATAAAAGAAAGCGGTGAAACTTTTACAACAAATCTAAAACCACCTATGTTTAAACAAATGATTGTAAAAGGAGAGAGTGAAGTGTTAATTAAAAATTCAAATCCAAATGATGAATATAATCGACAAATTGAAGAATTAAAAAATGAACAAAATAAAAATAATGATTTACAAAGCGATAGTTCAGATCTTTATAGTGGAGATACATTTGCTCCCTCAATTGCAAAAATAAGTCAATTTAATCCTGATTTTTTACTTCCAAAAGGTTCATATATTGGTTGTTCATTAGATACTAGATTTATTTCAAATTTAAGTGGCAGCACTTCTTGTACTGTTAGTCAAAACATCTACTCAAGTAATGGAAATATTCTTTTAATTGAAAGAGGTTCAAAACTATTTGGAACATTTAAAGGTGGAGATGCAAACGATGGAGCAAGTAGATACTTTGTAATTTGGCAAGAGATAAGGACCCCAAATCATTTAAGAATACCATTAAATAGTGGTGCTAGTGATGAGTTAGGTGGAGCTGGTTTAGAAGGAGAAATTGATCATAAATGGATGATGAGATTTGGAAGTTCTATTTTACTAAGTGCAGTAGATGATGTATTTAATGTTTTAGCTTGGAAACTCACAAATAAGAATAATGGCAACAGCAGTAGAAATCAAATTGATTATTCTGAGAATACAAGAGAAAATGCATCAAATATGGCAAATATAGCTCTTGAGAAATTTATAAATATAAAACCAACTATTTATAAACAACATGGTGATTTGGTAGGAGCTTATGTAAATAGAGATATTGACTTTTCAAAAGTTTACAAATTAAAAAAGAAGATCTAA
- the virB11 gene encoding P-type DNA transfer ATPase VirB11: MSINNYSRSLEIQTRNLFGEYLDDESINEICYNGDGAIWTQNNKGLWTEHQRNISFEQIMAFSIALASYKEDTLKNNKPVLSATLNTGERVQVVIPPVTKKFRISVTIRKPSRVRYTMEDYKKQGMFDNAIRSDEKMSNSEEKNLINLFEKKEWDSFLLEAIRQGKNIVIAGATGSGKTTFMKSLIDYIPDKERIITIEDTEEISFYNHKNYVQLFYPSEAKESDPITSTTLLKSSLRMKPDRILLAELRGAEAYEYLNILNSGHGGSITSIHAGGIEQAFYRLSSMVELNSQVQNIPFEVIKKSLQLVIDVIIHIENIDGIRHFGEVYYKGFNDGKYQ, encoded by the coding sequence ATGAGTATAAATAACTATTCACGAAGTTTGGAAATTCAAACTAGAAATTTATTTGGTGAGTATTTGGATGATGAATCTATAAATGAAATTTGTTACAACGGAGATGGAGCAATTTGGACTCAAAATAATAAAGGTTTATGGACCGAACATCAAAGAAATATTTCATTTGAACAGATAATGGCATTTTCAATTGCACTTGCAAGTTACAAAGAAGATACTCTCAAAAACAATAAACCAGTATTAAGTGCAACACTTAACACTGGTGAAAGAGTTCAAGTGGTTATTCCTCCAGTTACAAAGAAATTTAGAATATCAGTAACTATTAGAAAACCTTCAAGGGTAAGATACACCATGGAAGATTATAAAAAGCAAGGTATGTTTGATAATGCAATAAGAAGTGATGAGAAGATGTCAAATTCAGAAGAAAAGAATTTAATTAATTTATTTGAAAAAAAAGAGTGGGATTCTTTTTTATTAGAAGCAATTAGGCAAGGGAAAAATATTGTGATTGCTGGAGCAACGGGTAGTGGAAAAACTACATTTATGAAATCTCTAATAGATTATATTCCCGACAAGGAAAGAATAATTACAATTGAAGATACAGAAGAAATATCTTTTTATAATCATAAAAACTATGTGCAACTTTTTTATCCAAGTGAAGCTAAAGAAAGTGATCCAATTACAAGTACAACTTTACTTAAATCATCACTAAGGATGAAGCCTGATAGAATTTTACTAGCTGAATTACGTGGAGCTGAAGCATATGAATATCTAAATATTTTAAATAGTGGTCATGGTGGAAGCATCACTTCTATACATGCAGGAGGAATTGAACAAGCCTTTTATAGGCTAAGTAGCATGGTAGAACTAAATTCTCAAGTACAAAATATACCATTTGAAGTAATTAAAAAAAGCCTTCAACTAGTTATCGATGTAATTATTCATATCGAAAATATTGATGGCATAAGGCATTTTGGAGAGGTTTACTACAAAGGGTTTAATGATGGAAAATATCAATAA
- a CDS encoding type IV secretory system conjugative DNA transfer family protein: MENINKSKIIFFILFVLIFSYITTGILVFFLNGFFSINIFKMINNQYDLLFTYKALVNSYPKAYEALAYTISFFSFIGLFLILIPNKKSLHGNAKFASTSEIKKLGLLNDNGLILGKLENGKLLKWQSSEFLALGAPTRSGKGVAIVIPNLMEWKESCVVLDIKQECFNFSSKYRRDILGQKVYLFNPFDFRTHRYNPLTYIDLTNNMTMDNDLLDFVNLLYPADGDNTTVFFNQQAQNLFIGLAYLYKDLALTAEGKEFLDENNLKVEWSLCGLLNLSAGFDLKIEGENNEEQKISGFDDTFEYLDFLDIVSKETKNRLNSYLTIDSQNTKSGVMSSFNAPLMIYRNEPITTATAASDFDLRDLRKEKTTIYIGITPDKLAISRPILNIFFSQLINVNTKELPQNNPDLIYSCLLLMDEFTSIGNMPILKKGVSYISGYHLRIMMIFQAISQLEAPIPDGYGKDGASTLLQNMGAKIYYTPSEFEEAEKISKRLGDTTVEVKSRSFNHGALLEGGSSSHSLSEQRRALMLPQELIELPSNKALLMLKGSKPIICNKAFYYNDEYFINKFRKISSHMKNIKKPNYKDWEKMIQLNETSIEIPIQKIDK; encoded by the coding sequence ATGGAAAATATCAATAAAAGTAAAATCATATTTTTTATATTATTTGTTTTGATATTTAGCTACATAACAACAGGCATTTTAGTATTTTTCCTAAATGGTTTTTTTAGTATAAATATTTTTAAAATGATAAATAATCAATATGATCTTTTATTTACTTACAAAGCTTTGGTAAATAGTTATCCAAAAGCATATGAAGCATTGGCATATACTATAAGTTTTTTTAGTTTTATTGGGCTATTTTTAATTTTGATTCCAAATAAAAAATCATTACATGGTAATGCAAAATTTGCATCAACCTCAGAAATTAAGAAATTAGGTTTATTAAATGATAATGGTTTAATTCTAGGAAAACTTGAAAATGGAAAGCTTTTAAAATGGCAAAGTAGTGAATTTTTAGCATTAGGTGCACCAACAAGAAGTGGTAAAGGTGTTGCTATAGTTATTCCAAACTTAATGGAGTGGAAAGAAAGTTGCGTTGTATTAGATATCAAACAAGAGTGTTTCAACTTTTCAAGTAAATATAGAAGAGATATTTTAGGTCAAAAAGTTTATTTATTTAATCCATTTGATTTTAGAACCCATAGATACAATCCACTAACTTACATAGATTTAACAAACAATATGACTATGGATAATGATTTACTAGATTTTGTGAATCTATTGTATCCAGCTGATGGAGATAACACAACTGTATTTTTCAATCAACAAGCACAAAATCTTTTTATAGGTCTTGCTTATCTTTATAAAGATTTAGCACTAACAGCAGAAGGTAAAGAATTTTTAGATGAAAATAATTTAAAGGTTGAATGGTCACTTTGTGGCTTACTAAATTTAAGTGCAGGATTTGATTTAAAAATTGAAGGAGAAAACAATGAAGAGCAAAAAATATCTGGTTTTGATGATACATTTGAATATCTAGATTTTCTTGATATAGTATCAAAAGAGACAAAAAATAGATTAAATAGTTATCTTACTATTGATAGTCAAAATACAAAATCAGGCGTTATGAGTTCTTTTAACGCTCCTCTTATGATTTATAGAAATGAACCAATTACAACTGCAACAGCTGCAAGTGATTTTGATTTAAGAGATTTAAGAAAAGAAAAGACAACCATTTATATAGGTATAACTCCTGATAAACTTGCAATTTCTAGACCTATATTAAATATATTCTTTTCTCAACTAATAAATGTAAATACAAAAGAATTACCTCAAAATAATCCAGATTTAATATACAGTTGTTTACTTTTAATGGATGAATTTACAAGTATTGGAAACATGCCAATTCTTAAAAAGGGAGTTTCATATATATCTGGTTATCATCTAAGAATAATGATGATATTTCAAGCAATTAGTCAATTAGAAGCTCCTATTCCAGATGGTTATGGAAAAGATGGAGCGAGTACTTTATTACAGAATATGGGTGCAAAAATTTATTACACTCCAAGTGAATTTGAAGAAGCAGAGAAAATTAGTAAAAGATTAGGTGATACAACAGTCGAAGTAAAATCAAGATCTTTTAATCATGGAGCATTACTTGAGGGAGGAAGTTCTTCTCATAGTCTTAGTGAACAAAGAAGAGCTTTGATGCTTCCTCAAGAACTAATTGAACTTCCATCAAACAAAGCTTTACTGATGTTAAAGGGGTCAAAACCGATTATTTGCAATAAAGCATTTTACTACAATGATGAATATTTCATAAATAAATTTAGAAAAATATCTTCACATATGAAAAATATTAAAAAACCAAATTATAAAGATTGGGAAAAAATGATTCAATTAAATGAAACAAGCATAGAAATTCCAATCCAAAAAATAGATAAATAG
- a CDS encoding TrbM/KikA/MpfK family conjugal transfer protein, with translation MLKKLTVLGAIFINSSFLYSNEILTGDTKLSCEAILCLSSNTRPKECNPSLNRYFSISHKKWSDTLKARGNFLKLCPIGDEGEKDREFTNLRDNIIKNLKSGCDLDELNVAIKSRNNSNNDEYSFNYQIFYQISPTLNQSCKALASSVYTNINPIYTCDPKKWYLEEDWKNGYEKVAEKSISYPEYKKLTSTEQSEYARVSFKEYVKYKNIPINKNCWIWSK, from the coding sequence ATGCTGAAAAAATTAACAGTTTTAGGAGCTATTTTTATAAATAGTTCTTTTTTATATTCAAATGAAATCTTAACAGGGGATACAAAACTATCTTGTGAAGCAATTTTATGTTTAAGTAGCAATACAAGACCTAAAGAGTGCAATCCATCATTAAATAGATATTTTTCAATTAGTCATAAAAAATGGAGCGATACACTAAAAGCTAGAGGCAATTTTCTAAAACTATGTCCAATTGGAGATGAAGGTGAGAAGGATAGAGAATTTACAAATCTAAGAGATAACATAATTAAAAATTTAAAAAGTGGTTGTGATTTAGATGAATTAAATGTAGCTATTAAAAGTAGAAATAATTCAAATAATGATGAATACTCTTTTAACTATCAAATTTTTTACCAAATCTCACCTACTTTAAATCAATCTTGCAAAGCATTAGCAAGCAGTGTGTATACAAACATAAATCCTATTTATACTTGTGATCCAAAGAAATGGTATTTAGAAGAAGATTGGAAAAATGGTTATGAAAAAGTAGCTGAAAAATCTATTTCTTATCCAGAGTATAAAAAACTAACTTCTACAGAACAATCAGAATATGCAAGAGTTAGCTTTAAAGAATATGTAAAATATAAAAATATTCCAATAAATAAAAATTGTTGGATTTGGAGCAAATAG
- a CDS encoding toprim domain-containing protein, which produces MALKATKEQVMNAISSLGFEVFKNGSFHWNSSNTPDMKINEKGSIHCWTASPFNNYTKNHGDIIDFLQLINPTLKFNELKDQAYTLLNLPIQIDFSKEKMTNNHVKSEFISKDFVEEFKNQRVENFDRFRELLNEALPSMCFTKQKELALKYQIGYIKQSDRLIMPIIDENENIITFWKYNKNPKPFLDEDDKEIKLPKVLFSKGRKRTIFNITDLKQYQKDKDAEIYLCAGEKDTLNMLGNGYRAITLGAENSDIQKEHLNLFSNLKIIVAYDYDDAGKKGTEKIVDQLKGITKSVKSWDWENEAKKYNLNLFKGFDMTDFLAEMHCRNKKVFTLKHKTTNTKNLER; this is translated from the coding sequence ATGGCACTTAAAGCAACAAAAGAACAAGTGATGAATGCTATTTCATCACTTGGTTTTGAAGTATTTAAAAATGGTAGTTTTCATTGGAATAGTTCAAACACTCCTGACATGAAAATAAATGAAAAAGGTTCTATTCATTGTTGGACTGCCAGTCCTTTTAATAATTACACAAAAAATCATGGGGATATTATAGATTTTTTACAACTTATTAATCCAACTTTAAAATTTAACGAATTAAAAGATCAAGCTTATACTCTTTTAAATCTTCCTATTCAAATAGATTTTTCAAAAGAAAAAATGACAAATAATCATGTAAAAAGTGAATTTATTTCAAAAGATTTTGTTGAAGAATTTAAAAATCAAAGAGTGGAAAACTTTGATAGATTTAGAGAATTATTGAATGAAGCTCTACCATCTATGTGCTTTACAAAACAAAAAGAATTAGCTTTAAAGTATCAAATTGGATATATAAAACAATCAGATAGATTAATTATGCCAATTATTGATGAAAATGAAAACATTATAACTTTTTGGAAATACAATAAAAATCCAAAACCTTTTTTAGATGAAGATGATAAAGAAATTAAACTTCCTAAAGTTTTATTTAGTAAAGGTAGGAAAAGAACTATTTTTAATATTACAGATTTAAAACAGTACCAAAAAGACAAGGATGCTGAAATATATCTATGTGCTGGAGAAAAAGACACTTTAAATATGCTAGGGAATGGTTATAGAGCAATAACTTTAGGCGCAGAAAATAGCGATATACAAAAAGAGCATTTAAATCTATTTTCAAATCTGAAAATTATAGTTGCTTATGATTATGATGATGCTGGAAAAAAAGGAACAGAAAAAATAGTAGATCAATTAAAAGGTATTACTAAAAGTGTAAAGTCCTGGGATTGGGAAAATGAAGCTAAAAAATATAATCTAAATCTCTTTAAAGGCTTTGATATGACAGATTTTTTAGCAGAAATGCATTGTAGAAATAAAAAAGTATTTACCTTAAAACATAAAACAACCAACACAAAAAATTTGGAGAGATGA
- a CDS encoding lytic transglycosylase domain-containing protein, which yields MIDQLFIENCKNINVSTNVVQAIIKNESAKKPFAINVNKDGKSYISFNPKTKDEAKKIAVNYINQGFSIDVGYMQLNSDNFKRLDTNLDEALDPCKNIYLASTVFYNFYLKTDVLKSKIKRVKEALSAYNTGSFINGFKNGYIDKYEKYLQTKYYQAKLIKNI from the coding sequence ATGATAGATCAACTATTTATTGAAAACTGTAAAAACATAAATGTTTCAACAAATGTAGTGCAAGCAATTATTAAAAATGAGAGTGCAAAAAAACCTTTTGCAATTAATGTAAATAAAGATGGAAAAAGCTACATATCTTTTAATCCAAAAACAAAAGATGAAGCTAAAAAAATTGCAGTGAATTATATCAATCAAGGTTTTAGTATTGATGTTGGTTATATGCAACTAAATAGTGATAATTTTAAAAGACTTGACACAAATTTAGATGAAGCTTTAGATCCTTGCAAAAACATATATCTTGCAAGTACAGTTTTTTACAACTTTTATTTAAAAACAGATGTATTAAAAAGTAAAATAAAAAGAGTCAAAGAAGCACTAAGTGCTTACAATACCGGCTCTTTTATAAATGGTTTTAAAAATGGTTATATTGATAAATATGAAAAATATCTACAAACAAAATATTATCAAGCAAAATTAATAAAAAATATCTAG